The Pyrus communis chromosome 2, drPyrComm1.1, whole genome shotgun sequence genome includes a window with the following:
- the LOC137726699 gene encoding patellin-4-like — MTEKKKEEETPLENVEDDRVEETEDESTQEEGRKNSPSEDQESDVEKEGGNVTSPSVEFKNKKKKRQRALMELRCRVEDAILGNYLLGKPNKKLGSDESFRREKEPREITLWGVPLLPSKGHQGTDIVLLKFLRAKDYKVLEAFEMLQRMLKWRREYKTDEILEEELGCDLKTVVFLNSVDKEGHPLCYTFYGPFRDRELYSRTFGSEEKRQEFLRWRVQFMERGIQKLSFKDGGVDSMVHVTDLKHSPGPDMKELRSLSNKTLVLLQENYPELIQKNIVINAPLWYYVVHVLRSRLLSQRTKKKFVFARPSNVTKTLLKFVEPEELPAQYGGLKREEDDDFTPEDKASRLKVKPSTNACIEIPVAEGGLTMVWDLTVVGWDVYYKEEFVPDDEGSYKILLQERKRLGQSVRNSFYISEPGKMVITIENWTFKNKRVLYRSKAKPTLPMYIYFNK, encoded by the exons ATGAcggagaagaaaaaggaggaggAGACACCATTAGAGAATGTCGAGGATGACCGTGTCGAAGAAACCGAGGATGAAAGCACccaagaagaaggaagaaaaaatagCCCAAGTGAAGATCAAGAAAGTGATGTAGAAAAGGAGGGTGGAAATGTAACTTCACCGTCTGTCGAattcaagaacaagaagaagaaaaggcagAGAGCCTTGATGGAATTGAGGTGCAGGGTTGAGGATGCAATTCTTGGGAATTATCTGTTGGGAAAACCCAACAAGAAGCTTGGATCGGACGAGAGTTTTAGGCGGGAGAAGGAGCCAAGGGAGATCACTCTTTGGGGGGTGCCTTTACTCCCTAGCAAAGGCCACCAAGGCACCGACATTGTGCTGCTCAAGTTCTTGAGAGCGAAAGACTACAAGGTCCTCGAAGCGTTCGAGATGCTGCAAAGGATGCTGAAATGGCGAAGAGAATACAAAACGGATGAGATTCTGGAGGAGGAGTTGGGGTGTGATCTTAAGACTGTTGTGTTTTTGAATAGTGTGGACAAGGAAGGGCACCCTTTGTGTTATACATTTTACGGGCCCTTTAGAGATAGGGAATTGTACAGTAGGACTTTTGGTTCTGAGGAGAAACGGCAAGAGTTTTTGAGGTGGAGGGTTCAGTTTATGGAAAGGGGAATTCAAAAACTTAGCTTCAAGGACGGAGGAGTGGATTCTATGGTTCACGTTACCGATTTGAAGCACTCGCCGGGGCCGGACATGAAAGAGCTTCGTTCTCTTAGCAACAAAACCCTAGTTTTGCTCCAAGAAAACTATCCAGAGCTCATCCAAAAAAAT ATTGTGATAAATGCTCCACTTTGGTATTATGTGGTGCATGTGCTCAGATCAAGGCTCCTAAGTCAAAGAACCAAAAAGAAGTTTGTGTTTGCCAGGCCTTCAAATGTTACAAAAACCCTTCTCAA GTTTGTAGAACCAGAAGAACTCCCAGCTCAGTATGGTGGCCTCAAAAGAGAGGAAGATGATGATTTCACACCAGAGGACAAAGCATCAAGGCTCAAAGTCAAACCAAGCACAAATGCCTGCATCGAAATCCCAGTTGCTGAG GGTGGATTGACAATGGTGTGGGATCTAACAGTGGTGGGATGGGATGTGTACTACAAGGAGGAGTTTGTACCTGATGATGAAGGCTCATACAAGATTCTGCTCCAAGAAAGGAAGAGATTGGGACAAAGTGTTAGAAACTCCTTCTATATTAGTGAACCTGGCAAGATGGTGATAACAATTGAGAACTGGACATTCAAGAACAAGAGGGTTCTCTATAGGTCCAAAGCCAAACCCACTCTCCCCATGTATATCTACTTTAACAAATAG